From Streptomyces sp. TLI_053, a single genomic window includes:
- the purE gene encoding 5-(carboxyamino)imidazole ribonucleotide mutase, producing the protein MTAPTAPTSPLVGIVMGSDSDWPVMEAAAQALDEFEIPYEVDVVSAHRMPREMVAYGESAHKRGLKAIVAGAGGAAHLPGMLASVTPLPVIGVPVPLRYLDGMDSLLSIVQMPAGVPVATVSVAGARNAGLLAVRMLAAFDPELTERMTEFQAELNSQATEKGKKLRAKVAGSASFGFGK; encoded by the coding sequence ATGACCGCCCCCACCGCCCCCACCTCTCCTCTCGTCGGCATCGTCATGGGCTCGGACTCCGACTGGCCCGTGATGGAGGCGGCCGCCCAGGCGCTCGACGAGTTCGAGATCCCCTACGAGGTCGACGTCGTCTCCGCGCACCGGATGCCGCGCGAGATGGTCGCGTACGGCGAGAGCGCCCACAAGCGCGGTCTGAAGGCGATCGTCGCGGGCGCGGGCGGCGCCGCCCACCTGCCCGGCATGCTCGCCTCCGTCACCCCGCTGCCGGTGATCGGCGTGCCGGTGCCGCTGCGCTACCTGGACGGCATGGACAGCCTGCTGTCGATCGTGCAGATGCCGGCCGGCGTCCCGGTGGCGACCGTCTCGGTGGCGGGCGCGCGCAACGCGGGCCTGCTCGCGGTGCGGATGCTGGCCGCGTTCGACCCGGAGCTCACCGAGCGGATGACCGAGTTCCAGGCCGAGCTGAACAGCCAGGCCACCGAGAAGGGCAAGAAGCTCCGGGCCAAGGTGGCGGGTTCCGCCTCGTTCGGCTTCGGAAAGTAG
- a CDS encoding oxidoreductase: protein MGDTSTDIPAGRVWLITGANSGFGLALAGAALAAGDTVVAAVRRTETLAEVAGAHPGRLVPVRLDVTDHDRIAAVVADTVERYGRIDVLVNNAGRGLVGAVEEYTDRELRDHMDLHFFGPVALTRAVLPHMRERGSGAVVQMSSMGGRLSFPGIGAYSATKFALEGLSEALAAEVAGFGVKVLIVEPGSFRTSFAERGALAFATALPVYDGIVGPVREGLPEVAGKQLGDPERAAAAILAALAAERTPLRLPLGSDAVDAVLGSLEASVEELRGWESVGRSTDFDA from the coding sequence ATGGGCGACACGTCGACCGACATCCCCGCCGGCCGGGTCTGGCTGATCACCGGGGCCAACTCCGGCTTCGGACTGGCCCTCGCCGGGGCCGCGCTCGCCGCCGGCGACACCGTGGTGGCCGCGGTCCGGCGAACCGAGACCCTGGCCGAGGTGGCCGGGGCGCACCCCGGCCGACTGGTGCCCGTCCGACTGGACGTCACCGACCACGACCGGATCGCCGCCGTGGTGGCGGACACCGTGGAGCGGTACGGCCGGATCGACGTCCTGGTCAACAACGCCGGCCGCGGTCTGGTCGGCGCCGTCGAGGAGTACACCGACCGCGAGCTGCGCGACCACATGGACCTGCACTTCTTCGGTCCGGTCGCGCTCACCCGGGCCGTCCTGCCGCACATGCGGGAACGCGGATCGGGTGCCGTGGTCCAGATGTCCAGCATGGGCGGCCGCTTGAGCTTCCCGGGCATCGGGGCCTACTCGGCGACCAAGTTCGCCCTGGAGGGCCTGTCCGAGGCGCTGGCCGCGGAGGTGGCGGGCTTCGGCGTCAAGGTGCTGATCGTCGAGCCGGGCTCCTTCCGGACCTCCTTCGCCGAGCGGGGCGCGCTCGCCTTCGCCACCGCCCTGCCCGTCTACGACGGGATCGTCGGGCCGGTCCGCGAGGGGCTGCCGGAGGTCGCGGGAAAGCAGCTCGGCGACCCGGAGCGGGCGGCCGCCGCGATCCTGGCCGCCCTGGCCGCCGAGCGGACCCCACTGCGGCTGCCGCTCGGCAGCGACGCCGTCGACGCCGTGCTCGGCAGTCTGGAGGCGTCCGTCGAGGAGCTCCGCGGCTGGGAGTCGGTGGGCCGTTCCACCGACTTTGACGCCTAG
- a CDS encoding acyl-CoA dehydrogenase family protein → MAGGAGAADFDLFRISEEHVMLREAVRSLAEAKIAPFAAEVDEAGRFPQEALDALQGNDLHAVHVPEEFGGSGADALATVIVIEEVARVCASSSLIPAVNKLGSLPVQLSGSEELKARYLGALARGEGMFSYCLSEPDAGSDAAGMKTRAVRDGDFWVLNGVKRWITNAGVSEFYTVMAVTDPELRSRGISAFVVEKGDEGVSFGAPERKLGIKGSPTREVYFDNVRIPADRMIGAEGTGFATAMRTLDHTRVTIAAQALGIAQGALDYAKGYVRERRQFGKPIGDFQGVQFMLADMAMKLEAARQLTYAAAARSQREDGDLTFFGAAAKCFASDAAMEITTDAVQLLGGYGYTRDYPLERMMRDAKITQIYEGTNQIQRIVMARNLP, encoded by the coding sequence ATGGCGGGCGGCGCAGGCGCGGCGGACTTCGATCTCTTCCGGATCTCCGAGGAGCACGTGATGCTCCGTGAGGCGGTGCGTTCGCTGGCCGAGGCGAAGATCGCTCCGTTCGCGGCGGAGGTGGACGAGGCGGGGCGGTTCCCGCAGGAGGCGCTGGACGCGTTGCAGGGCAACGATCTGCACGCGGTGCACGTGCCGGAGGAGTTCGGGGGTTCCGGGGCGGACGCGCTGGCGACGGTGATCGTGATCGAGGAGGTGGCGCGGGTGTGCGCCTCGTCGTCGTTGATCCCGGCGGTGAACAAGCTGGGTTCGCTGCCGGTGCAGCTGTCGGGTTCGGAGGAGCTGAAGGCCAGGTACCTGGGGGCGCTGGCCCGGGGCGAGGGCATGTTCTCGTACTGCCTGTCGGAGCCGGACGCCGGGTCCGACGCGGCGGGCATGAAGACCCGGGCCGTGCGGGACGGGGACTTCTGGGTGCTGAACGGTGTGAAGCGCTGGATCACCAACGCGGGGGTGTCGGAGTTCTACACGGTGATGGCGGTGACGGACCCGGAGCTGCGGTCCAGGGGGATCTCGGCGTTCGTGGTGGAGAAGGGCGACGAGGGGGTGTCGTTCGGTGCTCCCGAGCGGAAGCTGGGCATCAAGGGCTCGCCGACGCGTGAGGTGTACTTCGACAACGTGCGGATCCCGGCGGACCGGATGATCGGTGCGGAGGGTACGGGGTTCGCGACGGCGATGCGGACGCTGGACCACACGCGGGTGACGATCGCGGCGCAGGCGCTGGGGATCGCGCAGGGCGCGCTGGACTACGCGAAGGGGTATGTGCGGGAGCGCAGGCAGTTCGGGAAGCCGATCGGTGATTTCCAGGGTGTGCAGTTCATGCTGGCGGACATGGCGATGAAGCTGGAGGCGGCGCGTCAGTTGACGTACGCGGCGGCGGCGCGGTCGCAGCGGGAGGACGGGGACCTGACGTTCTTCGGGGCGGCGGCGAAGTGCTTCGCGTCGGACGCGGCGATGGAGATCACGACGGACGCGGTGCAGTTGCTGGGCGGTTACGGGTACACGCGGGACTACCCGTTGGAGCGGATGATGCGGGACGCGAAGATCACGCAGATCTACGAGGGCACCAACCAGATCCAGCGCATCGTGATGGCCCGCAACCTGCCGTAG
- a CDS encoding LCP family protein, translated as MEPEDEQSGEPAPRPVPSGLSLFEPASGAPGAEEGPADDAEDPPPDREPPARRRRTRRVLLWTLSALLVLVVGGCGALWWTAEHYASSVHRIPDAFPTAPESAQPKPVPGSGLNLLLVGLDARSDTPTTGSAAKAPAWQAGAARSDTMMLLHLSDDRSSATLVSLPRDSWVPVPGHGEAKLNAAYSWGGPALMTETVQNLTGIRIDHLAVIDWNGFRALTDAVGGVDITVPRTIEGVGEARAWEAGTHHMDGATALLYVRERYGLPGGDLDRTKRQQNFLRALMLKVMDSGTLTSPSRLGGLLGTVGEVVSVDDRLSNTDLFQLAWGLRSLRADSVRFMNAPFGGFATRGEQSVVLLADRPAAQLWEAIRNDRTDQYFQEHRAGDTLGTDVD; from the coding sequence ATGGAGCCGGAGGACGAGCAGTCTGGCGAGCCCGCGCCGCGGCCGGTGCCGTCCGGCCTGAGCCTCTTCGAACCGGCGTCCGGTGCGCCGGGTGCCGAGGAGGGCCCTGCCGACGACGCCGAGGACCCGCCGCCCGACCGCGAGCCGCCGGCCCGGCGCCGCCGGACCCGCCGGGTGCTGCTCTGGACCCTCTCCGCCCTGCTCGTCCTCGTCGTCGGCGGCTGCGGCGCCCTCTGGTGGACCGCCGAGCACTACGCCTCCTCCGTGCACCGGATCCCGGACGCCTTCCCGACCGCGCCGGAGTCGGCGCAGCCGAAGCCCGTCCCGGGCAGCGGGCTCAACCTGCTGCTGGTCGGTCTGGACGCCCGCTCCGACACCCCCACCACCGGCAGCGCGGCCAAGGCCCCGGCCTGGCAGGCCGGGGCGGCCCGCAGCGACACCATGATGCTGCTGCACCTCTCCGACGACCGGAGCTCGGCGACCCTGGTCTCACTGCCCCGGGACAGCTGGGTGCCGGTCCCGGGGCACGGCGAGGCCAAGCTGAACGCCGCCTACTCCTGGGGCGGCCCGGCCCTGATGACCGAGACCGTGCAGAACCTCACCGGCATCCGGATCGACCACCTCGCCGTGATCGACTGGAACGGCTTCCGCGCCCTCACCGACGCCGTCGGCGGTGTGGACATCACCGTTCCGCGCACCATCGAGGGCGTCGGCGAGGCCCGCGCCTGGGAGGCCGGCACCCACCACATGGACGGTGCCACGGCCTTGCTCTACGTCCGCGAGCGCTACGGGCTGCCCGGCGGCGACCTCGACCGGACCAAGCGCCAGCAGAACTTCCTGCGCGCCCTGATGCTCAAGGTGATGGACTCCGGCACGCTCACCAGCCCGTCGCGGCTGGGCGGTCTGCTGGGCACCGTCGGCGAGGTGGTCAGCGTGGACGACCGGCTGTCCAACACCGACCTGTTCCAGCTCGCCTGGGGCCTGCGCTCGCTGCGTGCCGACAGCGTCCGTTTCATGAACGCGCCGTTCGGTGGGTTCGCCACCCGGGGCGAGCAGAGCGTGGTGCTGCTGGCGGACCGCCCGGCGGCGCAGCTGTGGGAGGCGATCCGCAACGACCGGACGGACCAGTACTTCCAGGAGCACCGGGCCGGCGACACCCTCGGCACGGACGTGGACTGA
- a CDS encoding DoxX family protein, whose protein sequence is MTSLLARANLSSDKIDQRQAWRVRHGPLIALLGGFAVLRLLGLLAVDTLDAWQPAVRGALALMFVTTGVPHFLPAFRRDFVAMVPPVLPRPELLITLTGVLELAGAAGLLVPPLAPYAAAGLALLMLAMFPANVHAARTGGTLAGKPVTPLPARTALQVLFVAAAVAAAL, encoded by the coding sequence TTGACAAGTTTGCTCGCCCGAGCCAATCTTTCCAGTGACAAGATTGACCAGCGACAAGCTTGGAGAGTCCGCCATGGCCCCCTCATCGCCCTTCTCGGTGGCTTCGCCGTCCTCCGCCTGCTCGGGCTCCTCGCCGTCGACACCCTCGACGCCTGGCAGCCCGCCGTGCGCGGCGCGCTCGCCCTGATGTTCGTCACCACCGGCGTGCCGCACTTCCTGCCCGCCTTCCGGCGCGACTTCGTCGCGATGGTCCCACCGGTGCTCCCCCGCCCCGAACTGCTCATCACGCTCACCGGCGTCCTCGAACTGGCCGGTGCCGCCGGGCTCCTCGTCCCGCCGCTCGCCCCCTACGCCGCCGCCGGACTCGCCCTGCTGATGCTCGCGATGTTCCCCGCCAACGTGCACGCCGCCCGCACCGGCGGCACCCTCGCCGGGAAGCCCGTCACCCCGCTGCCCGCGCGCACCGCGCTGCAGGTGCTGTTCGTCGCGGCCGCGGTCGCGGCGGCGCTCTGA
- a CDS encoding UDP-glucose/GDP-mannose dehydrogenase family protein, which produces MTLRISVIGTGYLGATHAAAMAEFGFEVLGLDIDPEKIATLTAGQVPMYEPGLSELLLKHVAGHEGSTGRLRFTTSAQEAAEFGDVHFVCVNTPQRKGEFAADMSYVDAAIDSLAPHLTRPVLVVGKSTVPVGSAGRLAERLAALAPVGEGAELAWNPEFLREGFAVQDTLRPDRIVIGARGGRAEELLREVYAEPIAAGVPFLVTDYATAELVKTAANSFLATKISFINAMAEVCEAAGADVTQLSAALALDDRIGGKFLNSGLGFGGGCLPKDIRAFMARAGELGADQALTFLREVDSINMRRRSRMVELAREQCAGGFLGRRIAVLGAAFKPNSDDIRDSPALNVAAQIQLQGAQVTVYDPKAMDNARKMFPGLAYADSALEAAEGAHVVLHLTEWQEFRALDPAELGAVVAERRLLDGRNVLDADAWRAAGWTYRALGRPS; this is translated from the coding sequence GTGACCCTCCGCATCTCCGTGATCGGTACCGGCTATCTCGGCGCCACCCACGCCGCCGCCATGGCGGAGTTCGGCTTCGAGGTGCTGGGTCTGGACATCGACCCGGAGAAGATCGCCACCCTCACCGCCGGCCAGGTCCCGATGTACGAGCCGGGCCTGTCCGAGCTGCTGCTCAAGCACGTGGCGGGGCACGAGGGTTCGACCGGGCGGCTGCGCTTCACCACCTCCGCGCAGGAGGCCGCCGAGTTCGGCGACGTGCACTTCGTCTGCGTCAACACCCCGCAGCGCAAGGGCGAGTTCGCGGCCGACATGTCGTACGTGGACGCCGCGATCGACTCGCTCGCCCCGCATCTGACCCGCCCGGTGCTGGTGGTCGGCAAGTCCACCGTCCCGGTCGGCTCGGCGGGCCGGCTGGCCGAGCGGCTGGCCGCGCTGGCCCCGGTCGGCGAGGGCGCCGAACTCGCCTGGAACCCCGAGTTCCTGCGCGAGGGCTTCGCCGTCCAGGACACCCTGCGCCCGGACCGGATCGTGATCGGCGCCCGCGGCGGGCGGGCCGAGGAACTGCTGCGCGAGGTGTACGCCGAGCCGATCGCCGCCGGGGTGCCGTTCCTGGTCACCGACTACGCGACCGCCGAGCTGGTGAAGACCGCGGCCAACTCCTTCCTGGCCACCAAGATCTCCTTCATCAACGCGATGGCCGAGGTCTGCGAGGCGGCCGGCGCGGACGTCACCCAGCTGAGCGCGGCACTCGCGCTGGACGACCGGATCGGCGGCAAGTTCCTCAACTCCGGTCTGGGCTTCGGCGGCGGCTGTCTGCCCAAGGACATCCGGGCGTTCATGGCGCGGGCCGGCGAACTGGGCGCCGACCAGGCGCTGACCTTCCTCCGCGAGGTCGACTCGATCAACATGCGCCGCCGCTCCCGGATGGTCGAGCTGGCGCGCGAGCAGTGCGCCGGCGGCTTCCTGGGCCGGCGGATCGCCGTCCTCGGCGCCGCGTTCAAGCCCAACTCGGACGACATCCGCGACTCGCCCGCGCTCAACGTGGCCGCCCAGATCCAGCTCCAGGGCGCGCAGGTCACCGTCTACGACCCCAAGGCGATGGACAACGCGCGCAAGATGTTCCCCGGGCTCGCCTACGCCGACTCCGCGCTGGAGGCCGCCGAGGGCGCGCACGTCGTCCTGCACCTCACCGAGTGGCAGGAGTTCCGCGCGCTCGACCCGGCCGAGCTGGGCGCGGTCGTGGCCGAGCGCCGCCTGCTCGACGGCCGCAACGTCCTGGACGCCGACGCCTGGCGCGCCGCCGGCTGGACCTACCGCGCGCTCGGCCGCCCGAGCTGA
- a CDS encoding CoA-binding protein — protein MTNYGDEATVRSILTGEGDTWAVVGLSTNTARAAHGVARFLQERGKRIVPVHPKAETVLGEPGYASLADIPFEVDVVDVFVNSALAGEVADQAVAVGAKAVWFQLGVVDEAAYARTTAAGLEMVMDKCPAIEFPRLG, from the coding sequence ATGACGAACTACGGCGACGAAGCGACGGTCCGCTCCATCCTCACCGGTGAGGGTGACACCTGGGCGGTGGTCGGCCTGTCCACCAACACCGCCCGGGCCGCCCACGGCGTGGCCCGGTTCCTGCAGGAGCGCGGCAAGCGGATCGTGCCCGTGCACCCGAAGGCCGAGACGGTCCTCGGCGAGCCGGGGTACGCCTCCCTCGCGGACATCCCGTTCGAGGTCGACGTGGTGGACGTGTTCGTGAACAGCGCACTGGCCGGGGAGGTGGCGGACCAGGCGGTGGCCGTGGGGGCGAAGGCGGTCTGGTTCCAGCTCGGTGTGGTGGACGAGGCGGCCTACGCCCGGACCACCGCCGCCGGGCTGGAGATGGTCATGGACAAGTGCCCCGCGATCGAGTTCCCGCGGCTGGGCTGA
- a CDS encoding class I SAM-dependent methyltransferase, giving the protein MTTAEPEFLTAARTFYDSVAADYADRYRDALAAMPWDRALLGVFAELVTTAGGGRVADLGCGPGRITGHLAGLGLDVSGLDLSPRMVELARAAHPAIPFATGSLLDLPYRDGELAGAVAWYSIIHTPAGQLPRVFAEFHRVLAPGAPLLLAFQVGDDVLRLERPFGRPVALDFRRGRPERIEALAGAAGLTVTTRLVREPEPDERTPQAYLLAHRAA; this is encoded by the coding sequence GTGACCACCGCCGAGCCCGAATTCCTCACCGCCGCACGGACGTTCTACGACTCCGTCGCCGCCGACTACGCCGACCGCTACCGCGACGCGCTGGCCGCGATGCCCTGGGACCGCGCCCTGCTCGGGGTGTTCGCCGAACTGGTGACGACGGCCGGCGGCGGCCGGGTCGCCGACCTGGGCTGCGGTCCGGGCCGGATCACCGGCCACCTGGCCGGGCTCGGCCTGGACGTTTCCGGTCTCGACCTCTCCCCGCGCATGGTCGAACTGGCCCGTGCCGCCCACCCGGCGATTCCCTTCGCGACCGGGTCCCTGCTCGATCTGCCCTACCGTGACGGCGAGTTGGCCGGCGCTGTCGCCTGGTACTCGATCATCCACACCCCCGCCGGACAACTCCCGCGGGTGTTCGCGGAGTTCCACCGCGTCCTGGCCCCCGGCGCCCCGCTGCTGCTGGCCTTCCAGGTGGGGGACGACGTCCTGCGGCTCGAGCGGCCCTTCGGCCGCCCCGTCGCCCTGGACTTCCGTCGCGGGCGGCCGGAGCGGATCGAGGCGCTGGCCGGGGCGGCCGGCCTGACGGTCACCACCCGCCTGGTCCGCGAACCGGAACCCGACGAGCGGACCCCGCAGGCGTACCTGCTGGCCCACCGGGCGGCGTAG
- a CDS encoding dipeptidase — MTSELLDSTPAALLERARAVLRTAPVVDGHNDLPWAMREQVGYDLDALDLAADQSTRLHTDLVRLTAGGVGAQFWSVYVPSRLAGDHAVSATLEQIDFVHALVDRFPDRLRLALTADDLEAARAEGRIASLIGAEGGHSIDCSLATLRALHALGVRYMTLTHNDNTPWADSATDEPAAGGLTAFGEEVVREMNRLGMLVDLSHVSADTMRDALRVSEAPVLFSHSSSRAVCAHPRNVPDDVLARLADNGGVAMATFVPKFILPAAIEWTAAADENMRAHGFDHLDTTPAGMACQRAYEEANPRPVATVTTVADHLDHMREVAGVDHIGIGGDFDGTAFLPDGLDDVAGYPNLIAELLRRGWSEGDLAKLTWHNAVRVLRDAESAAARLREAGRAPSIATLARLDG; from the coding sequence ATGACCTCTGAGCTGCTGGATTCCACGCCCGCCGCCCTGCTGGAGCGCGCCCGGGCCGTCCTTCGCACCGCCCCCGTGGTGGACGGCCACAACGACCTCCCGTGGGCGATGCGCGAGCAGGTCGGCTACGACCTCGACGCGCTCGACCTGGCCGCCGACCAGAGCACCCGGCTGCACACCGACCTCGTCCGCCTCACCGCGGGCGGGGTCGGCGCGCAGTTCTGGTCCGTCTACGTGCCCAGCCGGCTCGCCGGGGACCACGCCGTGAGCGCCACTCTGGAGCAGATCGACTTCGTGCACGCCCTGGTCGACCGCTTCCCCGACCGGCTGCGGCTCGCGCTCACCGCCGACGACCTGGAGGCCGCCCGCGCCGAGGGCCGGATCGCCTCCCTGATCGGCGCCGAGGGCGGTCACTCGATCGACTGCTCGCTCGCCACCCTGCGCGCCCTGCACGCGCTCGGCGTCCGCTACATGACGCTCACCCACAACGACAACACGCCGTGGGCCGACTCCGCCACCGACGAGCCCGCGGCCGGCGGCCTCACCGCCTTCGGCGAGGAGGTCGTCCGGGAGATGAACCGGCTCGGCATGCTGGTCGACCTCTCGCACGTCTCCGCCGACACCATGCGCGACGCCCTGCGGGTCAGCGAGGCCCCGGTGCTGTTCTCGCACTCCTCGTCCCGCGCGGTCTGCGCCCACCCGCGGAACGTCCCGGACGACGTGCTCGCCCGCCTCGCCGACAACGGCGGCGTCGCGATGGCCACCTTCGTGCCCAAGTTCATCCTGCCCGCCGCGATCGAGTGGACCGCCGCCGCCGACGAGAACATGCGCGCCCACGGCTTCGACCACCTCGACACCACCCCGGCCGGGATGGCCTGCCAGCGCGCCTACGAGGAGGCGAACCCGCGCCCGGTCGCCACCGTCACCACCGTCGCCGACCACCTCGACCACATGCGGGAGGTCGCCGGTGTCGACCACATCGGCATCGGCGGCGACTTCGACGGCACCGCGTTCCTCCCGGACGGCCTCGACGACGTCGCCGGCTATCCCAACCTGATCGCCGAACTGCTGCGCCGAGGCTGGTCGGAGGGCGACCTCGCCAAGCTCACCTGGCACAACGCCGTCCGCGTGCTGCGCGACGCGGAGAGCGCCGCCGCCCGCCTGCGCGAGGCGGGGCGGGCACCGTCCATCGCCACCCTCGCGCGCCTGGACGGCTGA
- a CDS encoding GNAT family N-acetyltransferase, with translation MSTESALPAAPAALRLEPVTPNNIDAALELEVRPDQAHLVAPVAKSLAEAYAHGATAWPRLVYDGDRPVGFVMAFFDVTFYPDRPGDLPRSGLWRLNIAAGTQGKGYGRFAVEQVAAEIRRRGGSRVTVTYVPGEDGPAGFYERLGFRPTGEFSGDQAVAELELS, from the coding sequence ATGTCCACGGAATCCGCGCTGCCCGCAGCCCCGGCCGCCCTGCGGCTCGAACCCGTCACCCCGAACAACATCGACGCCGCGCTGGAGCTGGAGGTCCGTCCGGACCAGGCGCACCTGGTCGCCCCGGTGGCCAAGTCGCTGGCCGAGGCGTACGCGCACGGCGCGACGGCCTGGCCGAGGCTGGTCTACGACGGCGACCGGCCGGTCGGCTTCGTGATGGCGTTCTTCGACGTCACCTTCTACCCGGACCGGCCGGGCGACCTGCCGCGCTCCGGACTCTGGCGCCTCAACATCGCCGCCGGCACCCAGGGCAAGGGTTACGGCCGCTTCGCCGTGGAGCAGGTCGCCGCGGAGATCCGCCGCCGCGGCGGCAGCCGGGTCACGGTCACCTATGTGCCGGGGGAGGACGGCCCGGCGGGGTTCTACGAGCGTCTCGGCTTCCGCCCGACCGGGGAGTTCAGCGGGGACCAGGCGGTCGCGGAGCTGGAGCTGTCCTGA
- a CDS encoding beta-ketoacyl-[acyl-carrier-protein] synthase family protein, with the protein MGTDNHASRAVAPEPVLVTGLGATTPLGGDVPSTWAAMVAGDTGVRPIAADWAARLPVRIAGQLAVEPTEVLDRVLARRLDRCEQVALVAARQAWADAGRPEVDGERLAVVIGTGTGGALTMLGQDDVLEASGVRKVSPHTVPMLMANGPAAWVSIELGARAGAHTPVSACASGAEAIALGLDLIRLGRADVVVAGGAEACVCPLTLAGFAQARAHSLRNDEPGRASRPFDVDRDGFVIGEGAAVVVLERAGFAAARRARAHAVLAGAAVTSDAHHITAAAAEGQVRAIRRAVSGAGLSPRDIGLVHAHATSTQLGDRTEAESVTAAIGSHPVVTATKSMTGHLFGAAGALGALASVLALREGIVPPTRNLERQDPTVGLDVVTGAARRGPVGAVLTNAFGFGGHNASLVFTAAP; encoded by the coding sequence ATGGGTACCGACAACCACGCGTCCCGAGCCGTCGCCCCCGAGCCGGTGCTGGTCACCGGTCTCGGGGCGACCACTCCGCTCGGCGGCGACGTCCCCTCGACCTGGGCGGCGATGGTGGCCGGCGACACCGGCGTCCGGCCGATCGCGGCCGACTGGGCGGCCCGGCTCCCGGTCCGGATCGCCGGGCAGCTCGCGGTCGAGCCGACCGAGGTGCTGGACCGGGTCCTGGCCCGGCGGCTCGACCGCTGCGAACAGGTCGCGCTGGTCGCCGCCCGCCAGGCCTGGGCCGATGCCGGCCGTCCCGAGGTGGACGGTGAGCGGCTGGCCGTGGTGATCGGCACCGGTACCGGCGGCGCGCTCACCATGCTCGGCCAGGACGACGTCCTCGAGGCCTCCGGCGTCCGCAAGGTGTCCCCGCACACCGTGCCGATGCTGATGGCCAACGGTCCGGCCGCCTGGGTCTCGATCGAACTCGGCGCCCGGGCCGGCGCGCACACCCCGGTGAGCGCCTGCGCGTCCGGGGCCGAGGCGATCGCCCTCGGCCTGGACCTGATCCGGCTCGGCCGGGCCGATGTGGTGGTGGCGGGCGGCGCCGAGGCGTGCGTCTGTCCGCTGACCCTGGCCGGTTTCGCCCAGGCCCGGGCCCACTCGCTGCGCAACGACGAGCCCGGCCGGGCCTCCCGGCCGTTCGACGTCGACCGGGACGGCTTCGTGATCGGCGAGGGCGCGGCTGTCGTGGTGCTGGAGCGGGCCGGTTTCGCCGCCGCGCGCCGGGCCCGCGCCCACGCCGTGCTGGCCGGCGCGGCCGTCACCTCGGACGCCCACCACATCACCGCGGCCGCAGCCGAGGGGCAGGTCCGGGCGATCCGCCGGGCGGTGTCCGGGGCGGGGCTGTCGCCGCGGGACATCGGGCTCGTCCACGCCCACGCCACCTCCACCCAGCTCGGCGACCGGACCGAGGCGGAGTCGGTCACCGCGGCGATCGGCTCCCACCCGGTGGTGACCGCCACCAAGTCGATGACCGGCCACCTCTTCGGCGCGGCGGGCGCGCTGGGGGCGCTCGCCTCGGTCCTCGCGCTGCGCGAGGGCATCGTGCCGCCCACCCGCAACCTGGAGCGGCAGGACCCGACGGTCGGGCTGGACGTGGTCACGGGGGCCGCTCGCCGGGGGCCGGTCGGGGCGGTGCTCACCAATGCCTTCGGTTTCGGCGGGCACAACGCCTCGCTGGTGTTCACGGCCGCGCCGTGA
- a CDS encoding peptidylprolyl isomerase, whose protein sequence is MGSNVFFDITINDEPAGRIVFTLFDDVVPKTAQNFRELATGQHGFGYEGSSFHRVIPGFMLQGGDFTRGDGTGGKSIYGEKFADENFDLKHTKPGQLSMANAGKNTNGSQFFITTIVTDWLDGKHVVFGEVVEGLDLVQKIEGLGSQSGRTKAKVTIAKSGIVE, encoded by the coding sequence ATGGGTTCCAACGTTTTCTTCGACATCACCATCAACGACGAGCCGGCCGGCCGGATCGTCTTCACGCTCTTCGACGACGTCGTCCCGAAGACCGCGCAGAACTTCCGCGAGCTCGCCACCGGCCAGCACGGCTTCGGCTACGAGGGCTCGTCGTTCCACCGCGTCATCCCGGGCTTCATGCTCCAGGGCGGTGACTTCACCCGCGGTGACGGCACCGGCGGCAAGAGCATCTACGGCGAGAAGTTCGCGGACGAGAACTTCGACCTCAAGCACACCAAGCCGGGCCAGCTCTCGATGGCCAACGCGGGCAAGAACACCAACGGCTCGCAGTTCTTCATCACCACCATCGTCACCGACTGGCTGGACGGCAAGCACGTCGTCTTCGGCGAGGTCGTCGAGGGCCTGGACCTGGTGCAGAAGATCGAGGGCCTCGGCTCGCAGAGCGGCCGTACCAAGGCCAAGGTCACCATCGCCAAGTCCGGCATCGTGGAGTAA